A region from the Rosa rugosa chromosome 6, drRosRugo1.1, whole genome shotgun sequence genome encodes:
- the LOC133717482 gene encoding probable purine permease 11 isoform X2 — protein sequence MPPLPPDSQEAIPFKNETVMDPTLLIKLGRWQWWFLVAINIFFLIVGQAGAVLLGRFYYDQGGNSTWMATLVQTAAFPVLVIPLYFLPSQKEDQSTSSTSPSLLVLALIYFVLGLVIAGDNMLYSTGLLYLSASTYSIISSTQLAFNAVFSYFINSQKFSALIFNSVIILTLSVALIGVNDDSDGPAGVSTQKHIIGFICTLAASAIYSLLLSLMQLTFQKVLKKETFSVVLQMQIFTALVATCASVVGLFASGDWKTLHGEMESFGKGRVSYVMTLVWTAVSWQVCSVGVVGLIFVVSSLFSNVISTLSLAVTPIAAVIVFHDKMNGVKIIAMLMAIWGSASYIYQNYLDDAKARRAVADVSESHIA from the exons ATGCCACCACTACCGCCAG ATAGCCAAGAAGCCATCCCATTCAAAAATGAAACTGTGATGGACCCAACACTATTGATCAAACTTGGCCGCTGGCAATGGTGGTTTTTGGTGGCAATCAACATATTCTTCCTCATTGTGGGGCAGGCTGGTGCTGTGTTACTCGGAAGATTTTATTATGACCAGGGTGGTAATAGTACGTGGATGGCTACTCTTGTGCAAACCGCAGCTTTTCCAGTTCTTGTTATCCcactttattttcttccttcACAGAAAGAAGATCAATCAACTTCTTCAACTTCACCTTCCCTTCTAGTTCTTGCCTTGATTTACTTCGTTCTTGGACTGGTCATTGCTGGTGACAACATGTTGTATTCTACTGGACTCTTGTACCTATCTGCCTCTACATACTCCATCATTTCTTCAACTCAATTAGCTTTCAATGCAGTCTTCTCATACTTCATCAATTCTCAGAAGTTCAGTGCATTGATTTTCAATTCGGTGATTATCCTGACATTGTCCGTGGCTCTTATTGGTGTGAATGATGACTCGGATGGACCTGCAGGGGTATCAACGCAGAAACATATCATTGGCTTTATCTGTACCCTTGCTGCTTCTGCAATCTACTCCCTTCTACTCTCCCTCATGCAGCTTACTTTCCAGAAGGTTCTGAAAAAGGAAACTTTCTCTGTGGTTTTGCAAATGCAAATTTTTACAGCACTTGTTGCGACTTGTGCTTCAGTTGTGGGTCTTTTTGCAAGTGGGGATTGGAAGACTTTACATGGAGAAATGGAAAGTTTTGGTAAGGGAAGAGTTTCGTATGTGATGACTTTGGTGTGGACAGCTGTTTCTTGGCAAGTTTGTTCTGTTGGTGTGGTGGGTTTAATTTTCGTGGTGTCTTCCCTATTCTCGAACGTAATCAGTACTCTCTCTTTGGCTGTTACTCCTATAGCTGCTGTGATAGTTTTCCATGACAAGATGAATGGTGTGAAGATAATTGCTATGCTAATGGCTATATGGGGTTCTGCTTCGTATATTTATCAAAACTACCTTGATGATGCCAAGGCAAGAAGAGCAGTGGCTGATGTTAGTGAATCGCACATTGCGTGA
- the LOC133717482 gene encoding probable purine permease 11 isoform X1 translates to MSSTSNLLGPRSSLFSGVSSFVFPRTFLMDLHADRSYSLIDSQEAIPFKNETVMDPTLLIKLGRWQWWFLVAINIFFLIVGQAGAVLLGRFYYDQGGNSTWMATLVQTAAFPVLVIPLYFLPSQKEDQSTSSTSPSLLVLALIYFVLGLVIAGDNMLYSTGLLYLSASTYSIISSTQLAFNAVFSYFINSQKFSALIFNSVIILTLSVALIGVNDDSDGPAGVSTQKHIIGFICTLAASAIYSLLLSLMQLTFQKVLKKETFSVVLQMQIFTALVATCASVVGLFASGDWKTLHGEMESFGKGRVSYVMTLVWTAVSWQVCSVGVVGLIFVVSSLFSNVISTLSLAVTPIAAVIVFHDKMNGVKIIAMLMAIWGSASYIYQNYLDDAKARRAVADVSESHIA, encoded by the exons ATGTCAAGTACATCAAATCTCTTGGGTCCTCGCTCCTCACTTTTCTCCGGAGTTTCTAGTTTTGTGTTCCCCCGAACATTTCTGATGGACCTCCACGCGGACAGATCCTACTCGCTCATAG ATAGCCAAGAAGCCATCCCATTCAAAAATGAAACTGTGATGGACCCAACACTATTGATCAAACTTGGCCGCTGGCAATGGTGGTTTTTGGTGGCAATCAACATATTCTTCCTCATTGTGGGGCAGGCTGGTGCTGTGTTACTCGGAAGATTTTATTATGACCAGGGTGGTAATAGTACGTGGATGGCTACTCTTGTGCAAACCGCAGCTTTTCCAGTTCTTGTTATCCcactttattttcttccttcACAGAAAGAAGATCAATCAACTTCTTCAACTTCACCTTCCCTTCTAGTTCTTGCCTTGATTTACTTCGTTCTTGGACTGGTCATTGCTGGTGACAACATGTTGTATTCTACTGGACTCTTGTACCTATCTGCCTCTACATACTCCATCATTTCTTCAACTCAATTAGCTTTCAATGCAGTCTTCTCATACTTCATCAATTCTCAGAAGTTCAGTGCATTGATTTTCAATTCGGTGATTATCCTGACATTGTCCGTGGCTCTTATTGGTGTGAATGATGACTCGGATGGACCTGCAGGGGTATCAACGCAGAAACATATCATTGGCTTTATCTGTACCCTTGCTGCTTCTGCAATCTACTCCCTTCTACTCTCCCTCATGCAGCTTACTTTCCAGAAGGTTCTGAAAAAGGAAACTTTCTCTGTGGTTTTGCAAATGCAAATTTTTACAGCACTTGTTGCGACTTGTGCTTCAGTTGTGGGTCTTTTTGCAAGTGGGGATTGGAAGACTTTACATGGAGAAATGGAAAGTTTTGGTAAGGGAAGAGTTTCGTATGTGATGACTTTGGTGTGGACAGCTGTTTCTTGGCAAGTTTGTTCTGTTGGTGTGGTGGGTTTAATTTTCGTGGTGTCTTCCCTATTCTCGAACGTAATCAGTACTCTCTCTTTGGCTGTTACTCCTATAGCTGCTGTGATAGTTTTCCATGACAAGATGAATGGTGTGAAGATAATTGCTATGCTAATGGCTATATGGGGTTCTGCTTCGTATATTTATCAAAACTACCTTGATGATGCCAAGGCAAGAAGAGCAGTGGCTGATGTTAGTGAATCGCACATTGCGTGA